In Cloacibacillus sp., one genomic interval encodes:
- a CDS encoding helix-turn-helix transcriptional regulator produces MSVGKRIRSLRAKNGIANQEELAYLLGTARQTVSSWERDIFLPDGANLMKLSKVLNTSIAYILGETLTPDKDDKGAE; encoded by the coding sequence ATGTCTGTGGGAAAACGAATACGCTCGCTTAGAGCAAAAAATGGGATCGCGAATCAGGAGGAGCTAGCCTACTTGCTGGGGACCGCAAGACAGACTGTTTCGTCATGGGAACGCGACATTTTTTTGCCGGACGGCGCAAATTTGATGAAGCTGTCAAAGGTGCTGAATACCTCTATCGCATATATCTTGGGAGAGACGCTGACGCCCGACAAGGACGACAAGGGCGCAGAGC